One genomic region from Streptomyces sp. NBC_00457 encodes:
- a CDS encoding class I adenylate-forming enzyme family protein yields the protein MDRPGAVEQDTWTAMVNRAYDHARPATRFGDECWTGRELLDRAGGAADWLDTLGLAPGEPVPALIATSADALALVIGGAGSGHPLAPLGVRMTPYEIAAVVSAGTSDVLVVQAEFAHLGDEVAHLTGRKTVVVPELACISRSLTAVPDELAAVLHTSGTTGAPKPVPMSQRRLAARARVNSGLCALDAESFYGGSAPFHHIAGLGNIAVALAAGALITGLPRFTVDGWARLRELGTTHTSMVPAMLETLLAAGQARHESLRVLQYGGAPIRPGTLRRTYEQMPGVRMLNMFGQTEGSPISVLTPDDHREAIAGRTELLRSVGRAAPGVEVRVRDPGPDGIGEIDARADHFFRIDEAGWLRSGDLGRVSADGYLYLAGRQTDMIIRGGENVHPLEVETVLAAHPDVADVAVTGVPDDRLGQTVVAFVVPADPTAPPDPDTLRAYARARLSGFKVPVRWSFVADLPRNANGKVLRRSLSRRVT from the coding sequence GTGGACCGCCCAGGCGCAGTCGAGCAGGACACCTGGACCGCCATGGTCAACCGCGCCTACGACCACGCCCGCCCCGCCACCCGGTTCGGCGACGAGTGCTGGACCGGACGCGAACTCCTCGACCGGGCGGGCGGCGCCGCCGACTGGCTCGACACACTCGGCCTCGCTCCCGGCGAACCCGTCCCCGCCCTCATCGCCACCTCCGCCGACGCCCTCGCGCTGGTGATCGGCGGCGCGGGCTCCGGACACCCCCTGGCGCCGCTCGGGGTGCGGATGACTCCGTACGAGATCGCGGCGGTGGTCTCGGCGGGCACGTCCGACGTCTTGGTCGTACAGGCAGAGTTCGCGCATCTCGGTGACGAAGTCGCCCACCTCACCGGCCGCAAGACCGTCGTGGTACCCGAACTGGCTTGTATCTCCAGGTCACTTACAGCTGTTCCGGACGAACTCGCCGCCGTCCTGCACACCTCCGGTACGACGGGAGCACCCAAGCCCGTCCCCATGAGCCAACGCCGACTCGCTGCCCGTGCACGGGTCAATAGCGGACTCTGCGCGCTGGACGCCGAGAGCTTCTACGGCGGCAGCGCGCCCTTCCACCACATCGCGGGCCTGGGCAACATCGCCGTCGCGCTCGCCGCCGGAGCGCTGATCACCGGGCTGCCGCGGTTCACCGTCGACGGCTGGGCCCGTCTCCGCGAACTCGGCACCACCCACACCAGCATGGTCCCCGCCATGCTGGAGACGCTGCTGGCCGCCGGGCAGGCCCGGCACGAGAGCCTGCGCGTCCTCCAGTACGGCGGTGCGCCCATCCGCCCCGGCACGCTGCGGCGGACGTACGAGCAGATGCCCGGGGTGCGGATGCTCAACATGTTCGGGCAGACCGAGGGCTCACCGATCAGCGTGCTCACCCCCGACGACCATCGCGAGGCCATCGCCGGGCGCACGGAGTTGCTGCGGTCCGTCGGACGGGCGGCGCCCGGCGTCGAGGTGCGGGTGCGGGACCCCGGGCCGGACGGGATCGGCGAGATCGACGCCCGCGCGGACCATTTCTTCCGGATCGACGAAGCGGGCTGGCTGCGCAGCGGCGATCTGGGACGGGTCTCGGCGGACGGCTATCTCTATCTCGCCGGGCGCCAGACCGACATGATCATTCGGGGCGGGGAGAACGTCCATCCACTGGAGGTGGAGACCGTCCTCGCCGCCCATCCCGATGTCGCCGACGTGGCGGTCACCGGCGTACCGGACGACCGCCTCGGGCAGACGGTCGTCGCCTTCGTCGTCCCCGCCGACCCCACCGCACCGCCCGACCCGGACACGCTCAGGGCGTACGCCCGCGCCCGGCTGTCCGGCTTCAAGGTCCCCGTCCGCTGGAGCTTCGTCGCCGACCTGCCGCGCAACGCCAACGGCAAGGTGCTGCGCCGCAGTCTGAGCAGGAGAGTGACATGA
- a CDS encoding MaoC family dehydratase: MHVDDIKAGETRESVLVEDLKRTRIVQYAGASGDFNPLHTDELFAKQTAGYPGVFAHGMLTMGMTGRVLTDWVGIESLLTFGVRFKAQVWPGDTLTATATVESVEDTPAGPVARFSLRTVNQDGGEVVTGTATARLEP, encoded by the coding sequence ATGCACGTCGACGACATCAAGGCCGGCGAGACCCGTGAGAGCGTGCTCGTCGAGGACCTGAAGCGCACCCGGATCGTCCAGTACGCGGGTGCGTCCGGGGACTTCAACCCCCTGCACACCGACGAGCTGTTCGCCAAGCAGACCGCGGGCTACCCCGGCGTCTTCGCCCACGGCATGCTCACCATGGGCATGACCGGACGGGTGCTCACCGACTGGGTCGGCATCGAGTCGCTGCTGACCTTCGGTGTGCGCTTCAAGGCCCAGGTGTGGCCCGGGGACACCCTCACCGCCACGGCCACCGTCGAGTCCGTCGAGGACACGCCGGCCGGTCCGGTCGCCCGCTTCTCCCTGCGCACGGTCAACCAGGACGGCGGCGAGGTGGTCACCGGCACCGCGACGGCCCGCCTGGAGCCCTGA
- a CDS encoding FAS1-like dehydratase domain-containing protein, which produces MTGQPFPVEAGHIMMFARAIGDENPAYERFAPPTFAMASAHYDPEYHLRPKPGQEWFGSGGGPGTMPEGGGGLHAEQHFEYHRPVRAGETLYAHTVPGRSWEKRGRTGLLLFSERITEYRDADGEKVVTALTVAVVPEGPATRKDS; this is translated from the coding sequence ATGACAGGGCAGCCGTTCCCCGTCGAGGCCGGGCACATCATGATGTTCGCCCGCGCCATCGGCGACGAGAACCCGGCGTACGAGCGGTTCGCGCCGCCTACGTTCGCCATGGCGAGCGCGCACTACGACCCGGAGTACCACCTGCGTCCCAAGCCGGGACAGGAGTGGTTCGGCTCCGGAGGCGGCCCCGGGACGATGCCCGAGGGCGGCGGAGGACTCCACGCCGAGCAGCACTTCGAGTACCACCGCCCGGTACGCGCGGGGGAGACCCTGTACGCGCACACCGTGCCGGGGCGCAGCTGGGAGAAGCGGGGCCGCACCGGGCTGCTGCTGTTCAGCGAGCGGATCACCGAATACCGGGACGCCGACGGCGAGAAGGTCGTCACCGCCCTGACCGTGGCCGTCGTCCCCGAGGGCCCCGCCACCCGGAAGGACTCGTGA
- a CDS encoding enoyl-CoA hydratase-related protein has translation MPEQADQDLVLYEVDEDGVATLTLNRPERKNAWSIPMERRFFALLDEAAHDPSVKVVIITGSGRAFCPGMDVQRLEQNSQPGQSLNLQARVPMYSKRDMPKPLIAAINGACAGIGLVQALICDIRFAARGARFTTAFTRRGLAGEYNMPYVLPRVIGLENALDLLLSGRVFDADEAKELGLVSRVVEPEDLLDAARAYARDIARNCSPRAMAVVRHQVYGDLDRPFEEALARSYSAMEFFAGSPDFREGVASFVEKREPKFEGLPADFDPEDATRDAFLPY, from the coding sequence GTGCCCGAGCAAGCCGATCAGGACCTGGTGCTGTACGAGGTCGACGAGGACGGAGTCGCCACCCTCACCCTCAACCGGCCCGAACGCAAGAACGCCTGGAGCATCCCCATGGAGCGCCGCTTCTTCGCGCTCCTGGACGAGGCCGCACACGACCCGTCGGTGAAGGTCGTGATCATCACGGGGTCGGGCCGGGCGTTCTGCCCCGGCATGGACGTCCAGCGGCTGGAGCAGAACTCCCAGCCCGGCCAGTCCCTCAACCTCCAGGCCCGGGTGCCGATGTACAGCAAGCGGGACATGCCGAAGCCGCTCATCGCCGCCATCAACGGCGCCTGCGCCGGCATCGGCCTGGTCCAGGCCCTCATCTGCGACATCCGCTTCGCCGCCCGCGGCGCCCGCTTCACCACCGCCTTCACCCGCCGGGGCCTGGCGGGCGAGTACAACATGCCGTACGTCCTGCCCCGCGTCATCGGCCTGGAGAACGCCCTAGACCTGCTGCTCTCCGGCCGGGTCTTCGACGCCGACGAGGCGAAGGAACTCGGGCTCGTCAGCCGGGTCGTGGAGCCCGAGGACCTGCTCGACGCGGCCCGCGCCTACGCCCGCGACATCGCCCGCAACTGCTCGCCGCGCGCCATGGCCGTCGTACGCCATCAGGTGTACGGCGATCTGGACCGGCCGTTCGAGGAGGCGCTGGCCCGCTCGTACTCGGCCATGGAGTTCTTCGCCGGGTCGCCGGACTTCCGTGAGGGCGTGGCGAGCTTCGTGGAGAAGCGGGAGCCGAAGTTCGAGGGGCTGCCCGCCGACTTCGATCCCGAGGACGCCACCCGCGACGCGTTCCTGCCGTACTGA
- a CDS encoding PaaI family thioesterase yields the protein MTVAARSLTDQEQRERREWFRARWERGVKFNRDCGMRILRWDPDGIEMVLPYAESLSAHEGVFHGGVISALIDTAGAGAVIAGHDFDKGSLLSTVSMSVQYLAPARGREAVAHARCVRRGRRLHFADVEVRMPDGRICARGQVVVTISGERAGVGDPIEPLTEE from the coding sequence ATGACCGTCGCGGCGAGGAGCCTCACCGACCAGGAACAGCGCGAACGCCGCGAGTGGTTCCGGGCCCGCTGGGAGCGCGGGGTCAAGTTCAACCGCGACTGCGGCATGCGCATCCTGCGCTGGGACCCGGACGGCATCGAGATGGTCCTGCCCTACGCCGAGTCGCTCTCCGCCCACGAAGGCGTCTTCCACGGCGGGGTGATCTCGGCGCTCATCGACACCGCGGGCGCCGGAGCCGTGATCGCCGGGCACGACTTCGACAAGGGCAGCCTGCTGAGCACCGTGTCGATGTCCGTGCAGTACCTCGCGCCCGCCCGTGGCCGGGAGGCCGTCGCCCACGCGCGGTGCGTCCGGCGTGGCCGGCGGCTGCACTTCGCCGATGTGGAGGTCCGTATGCCGGACGGCCGGATCTGTGCGCGGGGCCAGGTGGTGGTGACCATCTCCGGGGAACGGGCCGGTGTCGGCGACCCCATCGAACCGCTGACGGAGGAGTGA
- a CDS encoding CaiB/BaiF CoA transferase family protein: MPSTALAGIRVLDLSRILAAPLATQMLGDLGAEVIKVERPGSGDDSRTYGPPFPAGPDGERTDTAAFYLACNRNKQSVTVNHATAEGQELIRALAARSDVVVENFRAGTLAKYGLDHESLRALNPRLVYLSVTGFGQTGPYAQRPGYDGIFQAMSGMMSVSGYPEEPMKVGVSMVDILTGLYAATAVLAALRHRDTTGEGQFIDLSLLDCGLASLSHFAMNYLVSGQVPQRRGNGGYGGIPSQAFQCKDKPIFLVAGNDKQFAAFCTAADRPDLLQDPRFASTSARIAHREQILPVLEEILRTRTRDEWLAVLDEHDVPAGPFNEMPEVFADPQIRHREMLVEVEDPLSGRLPLLANPIRLTATPVDGYTPPPALGEHTAEVLGRLAGVTETRLAELRARGVV; this comes from the coding sequence ATGCCGTCTACCGCCCTGGCCGGGATCCGCGTCCTCGACCTGTCCCGCATCCTCGCGGCCCCGCTGGCCACCCAGATGCTGGGCGACCTGGGCGCGGAGGTGATCAAGGTGGAGCGGCCGGGCAGCGGCGACGACTCCCGGACGTACGGGCCACCCTTCCCGGCCGGCCCGGACGGTGAGCGCACCGACACGGCCGCGTTCTATCTCGCCTGCAACCGCAACAAGCAGTCCGTCACCGTCAACCACGCGACCGCCGAGGGCCAGGAGCTGATCCGTGCGCTGGCCGCCCGGTCGGACGTGGTGGTGGAGAACTTCCGGGCGGGGACGCTGGCGAAGTACGGGCTCGACCACGAGAGCCTGCGCGCGCTCAACCCCCGGCTCGTGTACCTCTCCGTGACCGGCTTCGGCCAGACCGGGCCGTACGCTCAACGCCCCGGCTACGACGGCATCTTCCAGGCGATGTCCGGGATGATGAGCGTGTCCGGTTACCCCGAGGAGCCGATGAAGGTCGGCGTCAGCATGGTCGACATCCTCACCGGCCTGTACGCCGCCACGGCCGTGCTCGCCGCTCTGCGGCACCGGGACACCACCGGCGAGGGCCAGTTCATCGACCTGTCCCTGCTGGACTGCGGGCTCGCTTCGCTGTCCCACTTCGCGATGAACTACCTGGTGTCGGGTCAGGTCCCGCAGCGGCGCGGCAACGGGGGCTACGGCGGCATCCCGTCCCAGGCCTTCCAGTGCAAGGACAAGCCGATCTTCCTGGTCGCGGGCAACGACAAACAGTTCGCCGCGTTCTGTACGGCGGCCGACCGTCCGGACCTGTTGCAGGACCCGCGGTTCGCCTCGACGTCCGCGCGGATCGCGCACCGCGAGCAGATCCTGCCGGTGCTGGAGGAGATCCTCCGCACCCGGACCCGCGACGAATGGCTTGCCGTCCTGGACGAACACGACGTCCCCGCGGGCCCGTTCAACGAGATGCCCGAGGTCTTCGCCGACCCCCAGATCCGCCACCGCGAGATGCTGGTCGAGGTCGAGGACCCACTCTCCGGCCGACTCCCCCTGCTCGCCAACCCGATCCGCCTGACCGCCACCCCCGTCGACGGCTACACCCCGCCGCCCGCACTGGGCGAGCACACGGCCGAGGTGCTGGGCAGGCTGGCGGGGGTGACGGAGACGCGGCTGGCCGAACTGCGCGCGCGGGGGGTGGTCTAG
- a CDS encoding SDR family NAD(P)-dependent oxidoreductase: MGQLEGKTAVITGGSTGIGLATAKRLAAEGAHVFITGRRKTALDAAVEAIGPSAATAVAGDVSDLADLDRLYDAVRARGRGLDVVFANAGSGALATLEQITEQHLDQIFGVNVRGTLFTVQKALPLLNDGASVILNSSVRADDGVAAFGTYAASKAAIRSFARTWANELKGRNVRVNAISPGTIDTPGLDAVVSAEDASVTKAQFAAGVPLGRIADPAEVAHVVAFLASEQSSFILGANLYVDGGENQI; the protein is encoded by the coding sequence ATGGGACAACTCGAAGGCAAGACCGCCGTCATCACCGGCGGCAGTACCGGGATCGGCCTGGCGACCGCGAAGCGACTCGCCGCCGAGGGCGCACACGTGTTCATCACCGGACGACGCAAGACCGCGCTGGACGCGGCCGTGGAGGCCATCGGCCCGTCGGCGGCCACCGCGGTGGCCGGTGATGTCTCCGACCTGGCCGACCTGGACCGCCTGTACGACGCGGTCCGCGCCCGGGGCCGGGGCCTGGACGTGGTCTTCGCGAACGCGGGGAGCGGCGCGCTCGCGACACTGGAGCAGATCACCGAGCAGCACTTGGACCAGATCTTCGGTGTCAACGTGCGCGGCACGCTGTTCACCGTGCAGAAGGCGCTGCCTCTGCTCAACGACGGTGCGTCGGTGATCCTGAACTCCTCGGTGCGCGCCGACGACGGGGTCGCGGCGTTCGGTACGTACGCGGCCTCCAAGGCGGCGATCCGGTCCTTCGCCCGGACCTGGGCCAACGAGCTCAAGGGCCGCAACGTCCGGGTCAACGCGATCTCCCCGGGCACCATCGACACGCCTGGACTCGACGCCGTGGTCAGCGCGGAGGATGCGTCCGTCACCAAGGCGCAGTTCGCCGCGGGCGTCCCGCTCGGCCGGATCGCGGACCCGGCCGAGGTCGCCCATGTGGTCGCTTTCCTCGCCTCCGAGCAGAGCAGCTTCATCCTCGGCGCCAACCTGTATGTCGACGGCGGCGAGAACCAGATCTGA
- a CDS encoding NADP-dependent oxidoreductase, with translation MPTHTMRAVQLHEHGGPDVLRYDEVPIPEPGPGEVLVRVYAAGVNPPDWYLRGGLTKVPGETESTVGLPVIPGTDVSGVVEAVAADVDGLAVGDEVFGLLRFPSFDGRAYAEYVAAPASDLARKPAGIDHVHAAGAPMAGLTAWQFLIEVGHDHPSPFQEARHRPTALDADTTVLINGAAGGVGHFALQLAKWKGARVFAVASGAHEWFLSELGADQFIDYTKSRPEELVHDVDLVLDTVGGPHSSRLLRTLKRGGALFPVFPGEFDEAETAKLDVTVSIAQVRSNGAQLAELGRLLDTGTVRVAIDSTFPLADARAAHERAARGHIQGKIVLTVA, from the coding sequence ATGCCGACACACACGATGAGGGCGGTCCAGCTCCATGAGCACGGCGGTCCTGATGTACTGCGCTACGACGAGGTGCCGATTCCCGAGCCGGGGCCGGGTGAGGTGCTCGTTCGCGTGTACGCGGCCGGCGTCAATCCTCCGGATTGGTACCTGCGCGGCGGGCTGACCAAGGTGCCCGGGGAGACGGAGTCGACGGTCGGCCTGCCGGTGATTCCGGGGACGGACGTGTCGGGCGTCGTCGAGGCCGTCGCCGCGGACGTGGACGGCCTCGCCGTAGGTGATGAAGTCTTCGGTCTTCTGCGTTTCCCCAGCTTCGACGGTCGCGCATACGCCGAGTACGTGGCCGCGCCCGCGTCGGACCTCGCGCGCAAGCCGGCCGGTATCGACCATGTGCACGCCGCCGGCGCGCCCATGGCCGGGCTGACGGCGTGGCAGTTCCTGATCGAGGTCGGACATGATCACCCGTCGCCCTTCCAGGAGGCGCGGCATCGCCCGACGGCACTCGACGCCGACACGACGGTGCTCATCAACGGCGCCGCGGGCGGCGTCGGGCACTTCGCCCTGCAACTGGCGAAGTGGAAGGGGGCACGTGTCTTCGCGGTGGCATCGGGCGCGCACGAATGGTTCCTGAGCGAGCTCGGCGCCGATCAGTTCATCGACTACACCAAGAGCCGTCCCGAGGAACTCGTGCACGACGTCGACCTCGTTCTCGACACCGTCGGCGGCCCCCACAGCAGCCGCCTCCTGCGCACACTCAAGCGCGGCGGGGCCCTCTTCCCGGTGTTCCCCGGCGAATTCGACGAAGCAGAGACCGCCAAGCTGGACGTCACGGTCTCGATCGCCCAGGTCCGCTCGAACGGCGCGCAACTCGCTGAACTGGGACGCCTGCTCGACACCGGCACGGTCCGCGTCGCGATCGACAGCACGTTTCCGCTCGCGGATGCCCGGGCCGCCCACGAACGCGCCGCCCGAGGGCACATCCAGGGCAAGATCGTGCTCACGGTCGCTTAG
- a CDS encoding TetR/AcrR family transcriptional regulator translates to MRADARKNRDHVLAVAGAAISEHGVDVSLRDIARRADVGLATLLRHFPTREALLEALLHTSFEELTAKAGELETSSSPEDALVSWLRDCVAWTTEYRGVTVLMAAAIDDPDSALHASCVTLRAAGARLLTRAQAAGAARSDIDGTDLFALIAALAWLGDQPSLAPRADHLFDVVASAILTSTGSGAADAAR, encoded by the coding sequence ATGCGGGCCGACGCCAGGAAGAACCGCGACCACGTGCTCGCCGTAGCGGGCGCCGCCATCTCCGAGCACGGCGTCGATGTGTCATTGCGCGACATCGCGCGCAGGGCCGATGTCGGGCTCGCGACGCTGCTGCGGCACTTCCCGACGCGCGAGGCGCTGCTCGAGGCCCTGCTCCACACGAGCTTCGAGGAACTGACGGCAAAGGCAGGCGAGTTGGAGACGTCGAGCTCACCCGAAGACGCGCTGGTGTCGTGGCTGCGGGACTGCGTGGCGTGGACCACCGAGTACCGGGGCGTGACCGTGCTGATGGCAGCCGCCATCGATGACCCCGACTCCGCCCTCCACGCCTCGTGCGTCACCCTGCGCGCAGCCGGCGCCCGGCTCCTCACCCGCGCCCAGGCCGCCGGCGCGGCGCGGAGCGACATCGACGGCACCGACTTGTTCGCACTGATTGCGGCGCTCGCCTGGCTCGGCGACCAACCCTCGCTCGCACCACGCGCCGATCACCTCTTCGATGTGGTCGCGAGCGCGATCCTGACGAGCACAGGGAGCGGCGCAGCCGACGCAGCTCGATAG